Proteins encoded by one window of Clostridia bacterium:
- a CDS encoding AAA family ATPase, with the protein MNGLNVSNRMQGFDIIDADTLMTKPLPKNRFLVEGLVPQGVNILAGASKTGKSWLMLDMALKIAAGEPLWGLETTQCDVLYLCLEDTYQRIQERLMKLTDEAPQNLRFSVAAKTLSNGLEQDISDFLHSYPLTKLIIIDTLQKIRAPKVGSVGGVYASDYEDMSALKKISAERGVTIMLVHHLRKQKDSDVFNQISGSTGIIGSADSAYVMMRDARGSNTALLIATGRDIDYQQFRINFENLHWVMVERKDGEELRKERIPQFLFQLVDFMKDKPEWSGTTTELLAALGDEETSPVSAAKSIVHYYYEILYPAGIDFKATRTSKARVLNFKKRDGCDGSDG; encoded by the coding sequence ATGAACGGACTGAATGTAAGCAACCGTATGCAGGGCTTCGATATCATTGACGCCGATACGCTGATGACTAAGCCCCTGCCGAAGAACCGCTTTCTTGTGGAAGGGCTTGTGCCTCAGGGAGTGAACATCCTCGCGGGCGCGAGCAAGACCGGCAAGAGCTGGCTGATGCTGGATATGGCTCTGAAGATCGCAGCGGGCGAGCCTTTGTGGGGATTGGAGACGACACAGTGCGACGTGCTGTATCTCTGCCTCGAGGACACCTATCAGCGTATCCAGGAGCGACTGATGAAGCTGACCGACGAAGCGCCGCAGAACCTGCGATTCTCGGTGGCGGCAAAAACGCTGTCGAACGGACTGGAGCAGGATATTTCGGATTTCCTTCATTCCTACCCGTTGACGAAGCTAATCATCATAGACACCCTGCAAAAGATCCGCGCGCCGAAGGTCGGCAGCGTCGGCGGCGTTTACGCGAGCGACTACGAGGATATGTCGGCGCTCAAGAAGATTTCAGCCGAGCGCGGCGTTACAATCATGCTCGTACACCATCTGAGAAAGCAGAAGGACAGCGACGTGTTCAATCAGATCTCCGGCTCCACCGGGATTATCGGCTCGGCAGATTCGGCGTATGTGATGATGCGCGACGCGCGCGGGAGCAACACGGCTCTGCTGATCGCCACCGGACGCGATATCGACTACCAGCAGTTTCGCATCAACTTTGAAAATCTGCATTGGGTGATGGTCGAGCGCAAGGACGGAGAGGAGTTGAGAAAGGAACGTATCCCGCAATTCCTTTTTCAGCTGGTGGACTTCATGAAGGACAAGCCGGAATGGTCGGGTACGACGACCGAGCTTCTCGCCGCGCTCGGAGACGAGGAGACCTCGCCCGTTTCGGCGGCGAAATCCATCGTGCATTACTACTATGAAATTCTGTACCCGGCGGGGATCGATTTCAAGGCGACGAGAACAAGCAAAGCGCGGGTACTGAATTTCAAAAAGCGTGACGGATGTGACGGGAGTGACGGATAA